In the genome of Lactuca sativa cultivar Salinas chromosome 3, Lsat_Salinas_v11, whole genome shotgun sequence, the window CTATTTTACCACTTTCTTTATTAgttaaatatagttgatcaattTTAAAGCTTAAATTAGATGTTTGACACACAAAAGTCAACTGATAAAATCCTTTTTTTCTGTGACTTGAAGGATCAAAATCAGGTAGTTAGAAATATTTGGTGTAAAATGTCAGGGACAATTATGTAATTTCACATCTAACCTAATTTATTACAGGTTGTTTTTGCTTTTTTTTGTTACTATTATGGGTTCTTTTTGCGCCAAGCTTGTCCCATGTTGTCTAGTTTCACCAGAAGAGTCATCAGTTCGTGAGGATCCAACTGCTGGTATGTACTTTTATATATTTGCTTATTACAAATATTatactttcaattttttttcttattaagacattTTACTTTAAATTTATGTTTATCAAGACATTGTAATTAGAAAAATACAGTCAATTTTAGCAAATACGATATCTTTTGTATTTTAGGGCAAAATGCAAGAAGTACCTTTGTATTTTCATTTATtgtgtattatagcatcctactcttATTTCCTTCTAAGATTACATCTATGTAATTCCattattttttcttattaagcCACTGTTCTTTGAAAAAAGTGCACATTTATATCATTCCACTTGTAATATTTTTAGGACATAATAGTAAGAATTGCTTTTTATTCGGTCTTTTTTAAAAGTGCAATGTTGCattaggaagaaatgaaagtatgatcatgctataataaacaaatcaatgaatgtTTATTGCTATTTCTTCCATTTATCTCTGAAACATAATCCAATTTGACCCATTAGTCGTTAAATATAGTGCtaaaatgcaagaaatagtaaTGCAGTTTTACTAATTTGTGTGTTATAGCACCCTACTTGCATTCCTTTCCactacaacattgtactttcaattttgtttttcttttgaaaacattgtacttttaaaaatctaccaggtataacattatactttttattttaataataggacattatactttgaaaaatcatagcaGCAAGAATTGCTTTGTATTTGGAAGGAATGAAAGTAGTAAAAgcaatgaaagtatgttgctatcgCTTACATTTAACCCCAACCAATAAACCACATTGacccatttttgtgttttttttttgcagGCAATAAAGATGAGGTTGTGAATGATCCAACAGCTTTCAAAGAGTTCACAGTTGAACAACTTAGAAATGCCACATCAGGTTTTGCTGTTGAGAATATTGTATCTGAACATGGTGAAAAAGCTCCAAATGTGGTTTATAAAGGGAAACTTGACAATCAAACCAGGATAGCTGTAAAACGCTTTAATCGATCCGCTTGGCCTGATTCTAGACAATTTATCGTATGTTTCTTTTAGCCTTTGGGATGTGTTATGcatgaaatagcaatgtactttcactaattttttttaatatatatctatatcATCCTATTTTTTATATTTCATCATATTAGAGCATTGTATTTTGAGAAATATATCCCAATATagcaatgtcatccaaatacaaaacAATATTCACATAGATGTTATAATTGAGTAGGCATTTCAAAGCATAAAGCCCCGATTAGAAAAacgcattgctatttcttgcatttactcTTTTGAGGAAAGTGGTTTGACTTTTCAGTCAAATGTCCGAAACACTTTTAGAACGTTGTGAAGCCGAACATAAAAGCTTCGTTGAATCAATATAACAAATGAGGAAGCAAGCTTTTAAAGAATTTTTATTGTTCCTGTAAGATGACTGATTCTTAATTTGAGAAGGGATCATGCATGGATTTTGGAGTATTTATGTATGTTGATTGAGGGCATAAATGTCATTTCACAGGAAGAAGCTAAATCTGTTGGGCAGCTGCGTAATGTTAGGTTGGCTAATCTTCTTGGTTGCTGCTGTGAAGATGATGAGAGGCTACTTGTGGCTGAGTACATGCCCAATAACACacttgccaaacatctttttcaCTGTAAGGACACTCGAGTTTTTGCAATGTACTTTTAAAGAAATATCATATttcaaatacaaagcaatttACACTGCTATAAATATAATTAGATAGTGTTTTTTTTTGAAGTATAATGTTACAGTTGGATAGATATACTTCAAAGTGTGTTGTCTCAATAAGAAAAGATTGAATGTATAATgctatttcttgtatttattGCTTATAATGCAAAGTTTTTATTGATTCAGGGGAATCACATCCAATGAAGTGGGCAATGAGGTTAAGAGTTGTGCTACATCTTGCAGAAGCTCTTGAATATTGTACAAGTAAAGGTCGTGCTCTTTATCATGACCTCAATGCATACCGAGTTTTGTTTGATGAGGTGAAGTTTTTAAagaaaacttgtttttttttttcaaaaactttggtGAATCGGTTTATTTATGAATTATATTTTTTACAGGAAGGTAACCCAAGACTTTCATGTTTTGGTCTCATGAAGAATAGTAGGGATGGGAAAAGTTATAGTACAAATCTTGCATTTACTCCTCCTGAATATTTGAGAACAGGTACGTTTTTTGTCCCAtgaaaattgcaattttttttttaaagttttttgtaTTTGGGTTTtttaagattctcttgtcattgATGAAGGGCATTTTAGTAATTTATCAAGAATTCaaccacttttttttttttaaactatgtcCAATCAATCGTTGCAATGTTTCTTAAAACTGATTTTTGACTTTGGATTTGAGATGAACTCTATTAAGTTTGATGGGAAATGTGAGTATTTAGTTACCCTTTTGCCTATTAGGTCCTCAAGATTCTCTCAGTTGTTattgaagggtattttagtaatttcttttaaaaactgtCTAATCAATCGTTGCAATGTTCTGTAAAACTGGTTTTTGATCGAGACACATTCTTTAAAACTTTATGGGAAAAGCAAGTTGCATTAGAATATTCTGATGTTTGGCTTTGGAGTTGGTTAAAGATTCTCTTGTCGTTATattgaagggtattttggtaatttgtcaAGAACCCAACCACTTTTTCTTGTTCTCATTTAGGGAGAGTGACTCCGGAGAGTGTGATATATAGCTTTGGGACTCTTTTGCTTGACCTTCTTAGTGGAAAGCACATCCCTCCTAGCCACGTAAGTATATGAATACATGTTCTCGCTATATATGAATAGTGAATACCATAttggagggtattttggtaatttgagttttgatttgttttgaataGGCTCTTGACCTGATAAGAGACCGAAACCTTCAAATGCTTACGGATTCATGCCTTGAAGGACAGTTCTCTAATGATGATGGAACCGAGTTGGTGCGTTTGGCTTCTCGTTGTTTGAATTATGAGCCACGTGAACGCCCAAATCCAAAGACAGTTGTGTCTGCTCTAATTTCCCTTCAAAAGGAAACTGAGGTTAGTTttagtttgacttttgttgacttgtgGATATTCTCCTTTTTGCCCTCTCCACACTTTTTAGATCAAAACATTAGTTACAAAAAATTGTTGGGAGTGAAAATATTataattttgttcatatatatatatatatatatatatataatactataaCTGGGAAAATCGGGTAAGATCATTCAAAGTACACTGCTCTAGAAAGAAAAATCTGAAACTGGtttgatttttcaaagtataatgttcTAATAAGAAAAAcgtgaaagtacaatgctataattggttAGATTGTTCACAAAGTTACAATGCTCTTAATAAGTGAATTTATATTTTTGACATGATATATGTATAGGTTCCTTCATATGTTTTAATGGGCATCCAAACAACTACTTCATTTTCGCCTCGATCTCCTCTTGGTGAAGCATGCTTGAGAATGGATTTGACTGCAATGCATGAAATTATGGAAAAGCTTTCCTATAAAGATGATGAAGGACAAACAACTGAggttatataatataatatattttgcATATATTCACTTTATAATACaaattttttattgttatttatttgCTTTTGATAttcattcttttttttatttgtttagctCTCGTTTCAAATGTGGACTGATCAAATGCAAGAATCACTAAACTCAAAAAAGAAGGGTGATATGGCGTTTCGACACAAAGAATTTAGCACTGCAATCGAATGCTATACCCAGGTTTTAAGATTTTATTTTCAATTTGTaaatctaaaattttaaatttgaattttaaatttcaagTGTTGTTGGATTAAGGGGCTTATTACTTATATAAATGCAATGAAGTTAGGTTTTTTTTACGAAGTTATGCAACGATGTGGATGCTCTAGGAATATATGCATCCATGTTTCATTTATCATTTTCTTTTATCAATTTATGCAATATATAaccttaaacttttaaaatatgcTTTAATTTATCCATTATAGCAAtctacatacatctctttacccATAATAGCAAAAACATATGTACATTTATTTACTCATAATAGCAATATGTAACCTGAAACTTATAAATTGATTTATCATCTTTGATGCTAATATACACACATTTTTCTAACATTTTTCTTTTATCCATAATAGAAACATActtatgtttgtttatttatttatttttagttcattGAATATGGACCTATGGTGTCTCCAACTGTATTCGCACGCCGAAGTTTGTCATATTTAATGAATGAGAAGCCTCAAGAAGCATTGGGGGATGCCATGCAAGCACAAGTCATCTCGCCCGTGTGGCACATTGCATCATATCTACAAGCCGCATCACTTTTTGCCCTCAAAATGGAAACTGAAGCCCATGTGGCTCTTAAAGAAGGTGCCACTCTTGAAGCCAAGAAAAATGGAACCTCCATCAATGGACAATAATAAAAGCAAGTTGCTACCCTTGTTTTATATTGTAAATGTCttctatttttattatatcaCTTGCTTCTTTTTGTATGGAAATTGGGGGTGGATGAAAGATGGTGGTGCGTTGAATTGACGATTTTGCCCTTGGTTTCTTGTTTTGTTTTCTTTTGCATGTGGAGTAAATTGTGTGTTGGGAAAGATAGAAGAACAAATTTGGTTTTCTTTTGGTGGGGAATTTGATTGTAAAGGAAGAACTCAGTTGACAATACATGTGTAGTTTGTGTACAAAATGACTATTTTCAATATTTTgtactttttgttttgtttttttggtgTTCTTCTATATGGAACACTATGGTTAAGAGAGGCTCATATGAGTTGAAGCTAACAACATGTCGATTACACACCGGGGGTTGGTAAGAACTGAGGGGCAATGCCCCTCTAACCTAAGTGGGATGATGACCAatattaagaaaaacattaactCTATAACTTGATTCAAATTTTGAAGTTGTGAAAACAGAAGTTGTGTtcattaatcacattttaacatcaaGATAAGCAAAACATCATTTTCGTCCAAATAACCATGTAAAACAGGTATGCAACTTGGCCATCCCTACGAAACAAAATACAATAGTCATgaaaaaaaaggataaaaaagATAGCATTTTGGCTAAATTCCTAAGCTACAAACTTTCCAAAAGTTAATAACCGTAAATCAATACAATGTCTAGCATCAATACCTTTTTTCTATCTCTTAGACCGAGTGACTGACTATTATCATAAGGTTAATGTTATTTTTTCTATATAAGGAAATTTAGTGGTTTAGTCAGATGACTAagaaaaatgtaaaataaattTGTAAAAAGAAGATGACATTCAAACACATGTTAAAACTGAATTAAGTTCAAATAAAATTTAGGCAAGATTAGGTGTCGACCAACCATTTTGTGCCCATTTTTCCCAGTTACTCAATGTTGAATTTATTAAAATACAGAAAAAGACCATTATATAAATTTAGCCACTTGAAATATTGCCTAAATTTAAACCCCTGACTTCAATTTCTCCCTATCTGAGATTTCTATCATCAATCTTTAAGACATGTAAAAGTGTAGGGtgtaaatttaataaaaataaatatagctAAATTGAGTGTGGATCTAGTTTTTGATGGAAGTACATATAAAAGGTGGGTATGGGTAATCTTGTAATTTGGCTTTAGCAAACCATTTTGGCAATGTGAATGAAGCCTTCATTCCTAGCTTTGTAAAGAACACAACATATAAAAAACGTAATAGGAATCTTTTTGAAATCtgtatgtttttttaaaaaaaaatgatactACCATTATAATATTACTTTGATCAaaattttaattaagttattataataTGTTCAtttgtaacttttttaaaataataaacaataaaacctgttctttaatataataaataaaaaaaacacaccATTGAAAATCAGaactaagtttaattaatcaaatatcaCCTGCATCACCACCACATATGACAAGTTTAATTAatcaaaattatttaaaaattaaaatataaataagaaaaaaacatttcaaaaacaaaatcttACATAAATTGCTTCAAATGTAATAATTAGTAAATCTATTAAAAATCAGAACTGACCGCACAAATGAATTTCATGGACTTGCAGTCCCTTGTTTTAAGTTAAGCTAAAGACACGGAGATCGAAACAATCAAATACCTTGGAACAGAGAAGGTAAGAGTGTGATCATGCATTTGCACGTGTGCTTCTCCCACCACCACCCATTCCACGTCCACCAACTGCACTACTTATCACTGACCCGCTGTCTCATATATCTGGCTCCATGTAAAATCTCGCCCGGAATGCAGCCAAATGAACATTGTATGCAGGTGGCACTGCATATCAcattcacatatcataacatttattaataaacaaaaattttaaaagaaaataacaaATGCCAATTGATATTTGAAACAAAAGTCAACTCAACAAACTCATCAATTGAAACAGAACTTATACACCTTGCATAACCGTCAATAAAACAAAATAGAAAATGTAATGAATTTTCAAATTATATATGTCATATGCAATGAAAAAGGGAAAGCAACATACATGTAACAAATAGCACTTGGCTCATCTATCAGTTAAATAAGGACAACATTACAATTCACCACTAGAAAGATTAACAACCTCTTGATCCATTAATTGGTCAAtctgaagagatttcatgacatTAGAGATAAATTGAGGATACATATTTGATTTATGAATCTTTTGATGCAATAAATGCTTGAATGGATCTTTTGATGTTTGTAAAAGGCATTAAATTCAGGTATCGGTATCTCCACATTAGATTCTTCTAGAGTGTCATGCTTCAACAATCAGCCTACACATTTATTTCATCAATATAAGCATGCAAATAATAATAGTAAATAcgacaaaacaaatatcatatgcataataataatacttaccAACATATGGAATTATGGATAAATGTTGGTTTCCCTGTGAAAATTCACCCTCGACCACCTTAATTTTGAAACAACAATGAATTTTTGACATTGTGGAGTACCAATAGCATATATATACTTCTCACTCGTGGTTTCCCAGGCAACTATTTTCCATAAAAAGGGCAATTAAAAAATAGCCAAATTGTAAATATGCTGGTAAAAAAATGTGAAATGTTTACGAATGAGTAGCTGGCATGATAGCATAAAGTCAAGCTTGCCATGTAAAATACCACTCCTTTTTTTAACGACACCTAAAATCCCACCTTAATTAACTAAGATTAAATTCATTGTAAAAAAACAactttaacaaaaaaaaagtcTCTAACTTCTAGCAGTATTGTTTATGATACACATAAACTTAGAattcattttaaataaaaatttgcGATCTATATATAGTTAGCACTTAGAAATGTCAAAACTTTATTAACAGACTTTATTTAAACATGCATgagaatttatttaaataataacatTTTTTAGGTAAAGGTAGATTAGAAAATCAAAAGTTTTACAAAAGCCATAACCAAAAGATGAAATTGACAGCAACAAACGAATATAAGAAGGAAATTGAAATACAAAACCTGTTCTGGAGTTTCAATTTTCTCTATGCCATTACATATCATATCAAATCCTCCATCACACAGGAAATAAAAGAAAGTCGGAAACTTGGTAAAGATAAAGGAAAGGGAAAAAGAAAAGTTGAATTAGTTATTAAATATATAGAGTAAATTACTCAAATCGTTCTTGTGGTTTAGTCAAAATTACACGTTTAgtctctaact includes:
- the LOC111920243 gene encoding serine/threonine-protein kinase BSK7 codes for the protein MGSFCAKLVPCCLVSPEESSVREDPTAGNKDEVVNDPTAFKEFTVEQLRNATSGFAVENIVSEHGEKAPNVVYKGKLDNQTRIAVKRFNRSAWPDSRQFIEEAKSVGQLRNVRLANLLGCCCEDDERLLVAEYMPNNTLAKHLFHWESHPMKWAMRLRVVLHLAEALEYCTSKGRALYHDLNAYRVLFDEEGNPRLSCFGLMKNSRDGKSYSTNLAFTPPEYLRTGRVTPESVIYSFGTLLLDLLSGKHIPPSHALDLIRDRNLQMLTDSCLEGQFSNDDGTELVRLASRCLNYEPRERPNPKTVVSALISLQKETEVPSYVLMGIQTTTSFSPRSPLGEACLRMDLTAMHEIMEKLSYKDDEGQTTELSFQMWTDQMQESLNSKKKGDMAFRHKEFSTAIECYTQFIEYGPMVSPTVFARRSLSYLMNEKPQEALGDAMQAQVISPVWHIASYLQAASLFALKMETEAHVALKEGATLEAKKNGTSINGQ